Genomic segment of Lepidochelys kempii isolate rLepKem1 chromosome 23, rLepKem1.hap2, whole genome shotgun sequence:
cccctgtgcccCAGCGTCGGTATAGCTATTACCCGCTGGAGGGGCCCCGAGCTGATTCTGGGGTCACGGCTCAGAGTGTGTatgagggcggggcggggggggaatcctcctctctccaaggcatggaagaacccaggagtccgggaaGGAGGGGGAGACCCTTCCCCTGACACCCCAAGGTGTGGGAGGATCCAGGAgtccaggaaggagggggagaccCTTCCCCTGACATCCCCAAGGCCTGgggaggacccaggagtccgggcaaCCAGGAtcacgcccccccaccccatagtcTGTGTCACATCAGGGTCAAGTGGTTCTAGATGTCGTGGGCGGGAGGCTGGGGGGCGTCCTAGGGCCTCTGGGGGTGCCCTGACCCCTGTCTCTTTGCCACGCAGTGATTCGGGCAGGTTCGTGGGGGTCACTCCGCTGAGCCACAACAACAGCCGTGGGGAATCCGTGCCGTGGGTTCGCCACGAGATCAAAACCACCAAGGtacgtgcccccccacccccgccagccccacagcacctcctgctccccacagcgccccctgctggtccAGGCCAAGACTGGggtagccaggagctccccccccacccccagccagcccccctgccctgcgccccacagcgcccccagcTGCTCTGACCGCGTCTCCCCACAGATCTACAAAGGGTTCGAGCCGCCGACAGACGTTCACTTCGTAGAAACCCCGGCCCTGGAGAGCGTCTGTGGGTACCAGCCCCCCGGCCTCCTGAAGGGGGAGGAGTACCTCATCATGGGTAAGGCACCCCGACACCGGCCTGgggcagcccccctgcccagacacagcagtccctgcccagaggtgctggggcgggggctgAGGGGCTGTGCAGTGCTAtagggggccgggggagaggctcTAGGAGTCGTTGGAGGGGTCTGTGGGGCTATGGGGAGGGAGGTCTGGGGGATCTTTGTGGGGGGATGTGGGTCTGCAGGAGAGTGGGGACTCTGGGAGggctgtgcagggctggggggctctgAGGAGGCTCTGAGTGTctgggtgggctggggggcaCTGGAGGGTGGGGCACTATGGGGCTCAGGGGTGCTATGGGGCGCTGTGTGACCCActccctctgccctctccccccagccgtGCGGCAGGGTGAGCGCCTGACGGTCTCCACCTGTTCCTTCGTGCGCCCCTGGAGCCGCGTCCCCCCCAGCCAGCGCCGCGGGATCAGCCAGGCCTACGGAGGGGGCTGCGCCTGCCAGGTGagttctgggggcagggagatggggggtgggagggtccctaatccccccccctccagccctcgCAGGTGATGCCATGGAACACCAGGCCCAATGgggggggcagatgtggggcttgGAAGACGGGGTCTATGGGGGATGGGCGTGTCCTGGAGGCCcctctgtgggcagggggtgggatcgagcagggctgggtgtggcTCTCTCTAGCCCCGCCCCTGCATCTCTACCTGGTGCCATTACCCCATGCTGCAGGTGCtgtggctggagggaggggggtggggcgtCAGGGGGCGGGGTCTGCGATATGTGGGCGGGGCCTGTGGGTGGGCGTGGCTCACTCTCTctaaccccgccccctccccaggtgGTGCCGTGTAACTCCATGCCCTGCACGCTGTCGGGCGACGCCCAGTGCCTCTGGACCGACGGGCTGCTGGACCGGAGCTGGCAGGGGCCCCAGGCCCAGCGTCTGGcctgcctgccccgccccagccaggggcaccccccgggGCCGACCCCTTCTGCGCCTGGGAGACCCTCAAGAGCAGCCTCGCCAGGGCCCTGCTCAAGGCAGCCCAGAGCCGAGGGCAGTGACCCCCACCGTGGACTGGGATGTGTGACCCCCCCCCGCAGAGGCAGGACCAGGGGTCTTCCCGGAGTGCTCtgcactggggggtggggcaaaAGGGGGGGTCACCCCTCTCCCTGATCTCTGTGCCACCCTCATCCCCCCGCCAAGCTTGGACTCTGTTAAAATTGGTTTCCTGAGTTTTTGATTCGTAAATAAAGAAATCGCTGGGACTCAGATCTGCACCGTTGTctggaggggccggggggctggggacgtgcaagcccccagcccagcttccCCCTGGCACATTCTGGTGACCCCAGAGCCCCCCATGCTCCAATCCCCGGCTACCCCCCTGCGCTGCAATCCCTGACTGTCCCCCCGAATCCTGAGGGCCCTCCCCGAGGGAGCCCAGGGGGTGGCCAGGCCCGTCACTACCTtcacctctgcccccaccccgaggcTGCAGCCAATGGGCCCCCCCTTGGCGAAGGCTTCTGCCCAGCTCACTAAGGGGTTGTGGCCCTATGGCCCAGGCAGCCCCTAGGGGTCCAGGGCAGCCCCAAGACCTACCACCCCTGTGCCCTATGCgtgcccccccccgagccccaaGCTCTGCCCGCCAGCCCCCCCGCGGGCTctccccctgcccgcccccgcagccccgccccactcaccaTCTCCCGGTAGTTGGGGTAGAAGGTTTGCTCGATGAGGGGGAATTCCTCGGCCCCCAACTTCCTGCGCAGCCGCACCAACTGGGCAAactgagaggggaggggggacaggtcaggggggtgcagaacccggcgacccaccgcccccccccagcctccccgaCTACCCGCCAGCCCCCCGTCTCCCGCCCGGCTACCCGCCAGCCCCCCATCTCCTGCCCGGTGACCCAcaagcactctgagatagcgcgtNNNNNNNNNNNNNNNNNNNNNNNNNNNNNNNNNNNNNNNNNNNNNNNNNNNNNNNNNNNNNNNNNNNNNNNNNNNNNNNNNNNNNNNNNNNNNNNNNNNNNNNNNNNNNNNNNNNNNNNNNNNNNNNNNNNNNNNNNNNNNNNNNNNNNNNNNNNNNNNNNNNNNNNNNNNNNNNNNNNNNNNNNNNNNNNNNNNNNNNNacgcgctatctcagagttggTGCGGTCCGGTCCCCGGCCGGTTTgggaggggggatgcagggagGAGCTGTCCGCGgtgctgggcgggggaggggggagaagatggggagagaggggggaggtggggaggggagggggaggtggggtgagacggggaggggatggggagagagggggttggggtggggaggggttggagggcgagggggagggggagggggggtaggtgcggtgggaaggggaggagaggggggagttagggggaggggatggggagaggggggaggtggggaggggagggggaggtggggtgagacggggaggggatggggagagagggggttggggtggggaggggttggagggcgagggggaggggggggtaggtgcagtgggaagggaaggagaggggggagttagggggaggggatggggagagagggggcggtcgggtggggatggagggggaggagaggggagggaggggttggagggggacggagaggagaggtggggagggaaggggaggagaggcgggaggtgggtggggagggggaggagagggaggagggaaggggatggagggggagggtcTAGGCTGGGGGTTACTCGTGTGACCCAGGTGCCCCGTGGTGGGACCACGCCCTTACAAGTGGGTCCCCAAGGCCCAGCGGTGCTGCACTGGGCACCGGACTCCCCAGGAAAGGGCCGGACTAGGAAGGCCAGGCTCGAGGTGGCCAGTTGTGGCTGTCTTGGCCTGTGGCCTGGTGTGGCCAGTCCTGGGACGGGCTCTTTGAAGCTGTCGCCGGCTTTGCCCAGCCAAGGGCTGGGTGGTTTCCCCAGAGCTGCGACACCGTGTGCTACGGAGGGGGGGTGACCagcgggggagctggggggaggatgtgcaggggggaggggggaggttgaGGGATGGGGGCGTTcatgggcggggggtgggggcgcagACAGGTGGGAGAGGCCTCGGCTCCCAACTACAGCACCTCCCCCATGTAGATGCTGCTCCACCAGcaaggcatagaacccag
This window contains:
- the LOC140902358 gene encoding metalloproteinase inhibitor 1-like, whose product is MSPVASSRLLAGAILVLALGDPTAACSCAPQHPQTAFCEADVGEFVGVTPLSHNNSRGESVPWVRHEIKTTKIYKGFEPPTDVHFVETPALESVCGYQPPGLLKGEEYLIMAVRQGERLTVSTCSFVRPWSRVPPSQRRGISQAYGGGCACQVVPCNSMPCTLSGDAQCLWTDGLLDRSWQGPQAQRLACLPRPSQGHPPGPTPSAPGRPSRAASPGPCSRQPRAEGSDPHRGLGCVTPPRRGRTRGLPGVLCTGGWGKRGGHPSP